A genome region from Variovorax paradoxus includes the following:
- a CDS encoding SUMF1/EgtB/PvdO family nonheme iron enzyme, which yields MPLSIDSPDMCRAGRDMLSLALIDARNHTLHLLSLFEQALGQDMRVESLPDVVPPIWLAGHIGWFAEWWIGRNTQRAFGADCPVRPTRLAAIDPGADGWWNPAHSDPRHRWAPELPDLAQTKAYLLETLESTLELLEHAAETDAGLYFYRLALFHEDLRGEQFVVMAQTLGLPLGVEQAPIAVTREPLLLPATRWELGVPDSGFAFSQERAAHRVEVPEFEIDAQPVTWNQYIEFVDDGGYDREELWHGEGWRWLSSQIDGRRGPRHVEQIGVSRSGTGGSVLQQRFGTTVRAAGHHSAVHLSWWEADAWARWAGRRIATEVEWEIAAHTAARRGFRWADVHEWTAGTLQPWPGYRADPWSAGSDFDPAAAFGRARVLRGASFATRARLRSPRRRGFALPGRDDGFFGFRTCSL from the coding sequence ATGCCCCTGTCCATCGATTCCCCCGACATGTGCCGGGCCGGGCGCGACATGCTGTCGCTGGCCCTGATCGACGCCCGCAACCACACCCTGCACCTGCTGTCGCTCTTCGAGCAGGCCCTCGGCCAGGACATGCGCGTGGAGTCGCTGCCCGACGTGGTGCCGCCCATCTGGCTGGCCGGCCATATCGGCTGGTTCGCCGAGTGGTGGATCGGGCGCAACACGCAGCGTGCCTTCGGCGCCGACTGTCCGGTGCGGCCCACGCGGCTCGCGGCCATCGACCCCGGTGCCGACGGCTGGTGGAACCCGGCGCACAGCGACCCGCGCCACCGCTGGGCGCCCGAGCTGCCCGACCTGGCCCAGACCAAGGCCTACCTGCTGGAGACGCTGGAGAGCACGCTCGAGCTGCTCGAGCACGCGGCCGAGACCGATGCGGGCCTGTATTTCTATCGCCTCGCGCTGTTCCACGAAGACCTGCGCGGCGAGCAGTTCGTGGTGATGGCGCAGACGCTCGGCCTGCCCCTGGGCGTGGAGCAGGCGCCCATCGCCGTCACGCGCGAGCCGCTGCTGCTGCCGGCCACGCGCTGGGAGCTGGGCGTGCCCGACAGCGGCTTCGCCTTCTCGCAGGAGCGCGCCGCGCACCGCGTGGAGGTGCCCGAATTCGAGATCGACGCGCAGCCGGTCACCTGGAACCAGTACATCGAATTTGTCGACGACGGCGGCTACGACCGCGAGGAGCTGTGGCACGGCGAAGGCTGGCGCTGGCTCTCGTCGCAGATCGACGGGCGGCGCGGACCGAGGCATGTGGAGCAGATCGGCGTGTCGCGCAGCGGCACCGGCGGATCGGTGCTGCAGCAGCGCTTCGGCACCACGGTGCGCGCCGCCGGCCACCACAGCGCGGTGCACCTGAGCTGGTGGGAAGCCGATGCCTGGGCGCGCTGGGCCGGACGGCGCATCGCGACCGAGGTCGAATGGGAGATCGCGGCACACACTGCGGCGCGGCGCGGCTTCCGCTGGGCCGACGTGCACGAATGGACGGCCGGCACGCTGCAGCCGTGGCCCGGCTACCGGGCAGACCCGTGGAGCGCAGGCAGCGACTTCGACCCGGCCGCTGCCTTCGGGCGCGCGCGCGTGCTGCGCGGCGCCTCGTTCGCGACCCGCGCGCGCCTGCGCTCGCCGCGCCGCCGCGGCTTCGCGCTGCCGGGCCGCGACGACGGATTCTTCGGCTTCCGCACCTGCAGCCTTTGA
- a CDS encoding ABC transporter ATP-binding protein, whose protein sequence is MSDTLLTLKGVSRHFGGLKVLQDVNLDIPKGGIFGLIGPNGAGKTTVFNLITGLLPTTSGTIHFEGQDLAGRKPFQITRGGIARTFQNIRIFKEMSLLENVIVGMDAKLRYGPFGLLASSGLFRSEEKRARDRARELLSWVRLDHKADDVADNLSYGDQRKLELARALATDPKLLLLDEPVAGMNSTEKSELMVEIENIATRGFTVFMIEHDMRFVMGLCQQIAVLNFGRIIARGGPDAIRNDPQVIEAYLGREDDEATNEEAAA, encoded by the coding sequence ATGAGCGATACGCTTCTGACATTGAAGGGCGTGTCGCGCCACTTCGGCGGGCTCAAGGTCCTGCAGGACGTGAACCTCGACATTCCCAAGGGCGGCATCTTCGGGCTGATCGGTCCGAACGGCGCCGGCAAGACCACGGTGTTCAACCTGATCACCGGCCTGCTGCCGACCACCAGCGGCACCATCCACTTCGAGGGCCAGGACCTGGCGGGCCGCAAGCCCTTCCAGATCACCCGCGGCGGCATCGCGCGCACCTTCCAGAACATCCGCATCTTCAAGGAGATGTCGCTGCTGGAGAACGTGATCGTGGGCATGGACGCCAAGCTGCGCTACGGCCCTTTCGGCCTGCTGGCGAGCTCCGGCCTGTTCCGCAGCGAGGAGAAGCGCGCACGCGACCGCGCCCGCGAACTCCTGAGCTGGGTCAGGCTCGACCACAAGGCCGACGACGTGGCCGACAACCTTTCCTACGGCGACCAGCGCAAGCTGGAGCTGGCGCGTGCGCTGGCCACCGACCCCAAGCTGCTGCTGCTCGACGAGCCGGTGGCGGGCATGAACAGCACCGAGAAGAGCGAGCTGATGGTGGAGATCGAGAACATCGCCACGCGCGGTTTCACGGTCTTCATGATCGAGCACGACATGCGCTTCGTGATGGGCCTGTGCCAGCAGATCGCGGTGCTGAACTTCGGGCGCATCATCGCGCGCGGCGGCCCCGACGCGATCCGCAACGACCCGCAGGTGATCGAGGCCTACCTGGGCCGCGAAGACGACGAAGCCACGAACGAGGAGGCAGCGGCATGA
- a CDS encoding branched-chain amino acid ABC transporter permease has product MEALDNFWSVYSNLVLSLGINGLLALSIWLTLACGMLALANAAFMGIGAYTASILTLNYGAPFPVAIAAGMAAPAVVAFVIGKPTLRLSGVYLAMATLAFGEVVRIAILNAESLTGGALGLNGIPQSTEWWHVALALVLTLLVLWRVRRSKVGRAFEAIKEDETAAGLMGIDVAGHKMLAFVLGGAIAGLAGTLNAHLTFFIGPAEYGFNRAVDILTMAILGGIGGLTGPVLGGTILTLLPETLRGLGAFRLVVNGFILVLIVLFLPKGIWDPARIRQWFGRKGSAA; this is encoded by the coding sequence ATGGAAGCGCTCGACAACTTCTGGTCGGTCTACAGCAACCTGGTGCTCTCGCTGGGCATCAACGGGCTGCTGGCTCTCTCGATCTGGCTCACGCTCGCCTGCGGCATGCTGGCCCTGGCCAACGCGGCATTCATGGGCATCGGCGCGTACACCGCGTCGATCCTGACGCTGAACTACGGCGCGCCCTTCCCGGTGGCCATCGCCGCGGGCATGGCCGCGCCCGCCGTGGTGGCGTTCGTCATCGGCAAGCCCACGCTGCGCCTGTCGGGCGTGTACCTCGCGATGGCCACGCTGGCCTTCGGCGAGGTGGTACGCATCGCCATCCTCAACGCCGAGTCGCTCACGGGCGGCGCGCTGGGGCTGAACGGCATTCCGCAATCGACCGAGTGGTGGCACGTGGCGCTCGCGCTGGTGCTCACGCTGCTGGTGCTGTGGCGCGTGCGCCGCTCCAAGGTGGGCCGCGCCTTCGAAGCCATCAAGGAAGACGAGACCGCCGCCGGCCTGATGGGCATCGACGTGGCGGGCCACAAGATGCTGGCCTTCGTGCTGGGCGGTGCCATCGCCGGCCTGGCGGGCACGCTGAATGCGCACCTGACCTTCTTCATCGGTCCGGCCGAGTACGGCTTCAACCGCGCGGTCGACATCCTGACGATGGCGATCCTGGGCGGCATCGGCGGCCTCACCGGCCCGGTGCTGGGCGGCACCATCCTCACGCTGCTGCCGGAAACGCTGCGCGGCCTGGGGGCCTTCCGCCTGGTGGTCAACGGCTTCATCCTGGTGCTGATCGTGCTGTTCCTGCCCAAGGGCATCTGGGACCCGGCGCGCATCCGCCAGTGGTTCGGCCGCAAGGGGAGCGCAGCATGA
- a CDS encoding branched-chain amino acid ABC transporter permease: protein MLDQQLVNALSLGCVYALFALGFTLIFGVLGVINLSHGAVFMVGAYSAAEFMRVSGMPLWVGLPFAFAFCGVLGFLVDVLVLKPLRKRNAPHLIPMIATIGVAIILNNGIQGIFGAENLRFPPGTIPDDALVFAGIHVTVLELGIVLASFVLMGVLMLSLQRTQLGRALRAIAESPKAAYLVGVNVEGLFYLTSFVAAGLGGVAGVLIGLYSNALFPLMGQPMLEKGIAVIILGGMGDIRGALLGGLFLGFAEVLSVAYVGSNMRDAVAFGLLFLVLLVRPKGLFGSLKERKV, encoded by the coding sequence GTGCTCGATCAGCAGCTTGTCAACGCCTTGTCGCTGGGGTGCGTCTACGCACTCTTCGCGCTCGGCTTCACACTCATCTTCGGCGTGCTCGGCGTCATCAACCTCTCGCATGGCGCGGTGTTCATGGTCGGCGCCTACTCGGCCGCCGAGTTCATGCGCGTCTCGGGCATGCCGCTGTGGGTCGGCCTGCCTTTCGCCTTCGCCTTCTGCGGGGTGCTGGGATTCCTGGTCGACGTGCTGGTGCTCAAGCCGCTGCGCAAGCGCAACGCACCCCACCTGATTCCGATGATCGCCACCATCGGCGTGGCCATCATCCTGAACAACGGCATCCAGGGCATCTTCGGCGCGGAAAACCTGCGCTTCCCGCCCGGCACCATTCCCGACGACGCGCTGGTGTTCGCCGGCATCCACGTCACCGTGCTCGAGCTGGGCATCGTGCTGGCGTCCTTCGTGCTCATGGGCGTGCTGATGCTGTCGCTGCAGCGCACGCAGCTGGGCCGCGCGCTGCGCGCCATCGCGGAGTCGCCCAAGGCGGCCTACCTGGTGGGCGTGAACGTCGAGGGCCTGTTCTACCTGACCTCGTTCGTGGCCGCCGGCCTGGGCGGCGTGGCGGGCGTGCTGATCGGCCTGTATTCGAACGCCCTCTTCCCGCTGATGGGCCAGCCGATGCTCGAGAAGGGCATCGCGGTGATCATCCTGGGCGGCATGGGCGACATCCGCGGGGCATTGCTCGGCGGCCTGTTCCTCGGCTTCGCAGAGGTGCTGTCGGTGGCCTACGTAGGCTCCAACATGCGCGACGCGGTGGCCTTCGGCCTGCTGTTCCTCGTGCTGCTGGTGCGCCCGAAGGGTCTTTTCGGTTCGCTGAAGGAGCGCAAGGTCTGA
- a CDS encoding TRAP transporter substrate-binding protein produces the protein MDRRSLIKNAGIAGVLAAGIAPAVHAQTAVRWRLASSFPRSLDTIFGSAEMLSKTVKALSGGKFEISVHPAGELMPAFGVVDALQGDTLEMAQTAAYYFTGKDPIFAFSCAVPFGLTARQTDSWKEYGNGRKLLDAFFAQYNFRTASAGNTGTQMGGWYRKEIKTVADLKGLKMRMGGGVFGEAMAKLGVVSQNMPAGDVYQALEKGTLDAAEFVGPYDDEKLGFNKVAPYYYYPGWWEGGADLEFFINNKAFAKLSDENKAILDAATKVAARDMIAKYDAFNPVALKRLVAAKTQLKPFPKEVMDAGFKASMEVFAEHEAKSPEFKKIHQDMRTFQRDQILWNRFSEYPFNQYMNSVKI, from the coding sequence ATGGATCGTCGTTCCCTCATCAAAAACGCCGGCATCGCCGGTGTTTTGGCCGCCGGCATTGCGCCCGCCGTGCATGCGCAGACCGCGGTGCGCTGGCGCCTGGCGTCGAGCTTCCCCCGTTCGCTCGACACGATTTTCGGCAGCGCCGAAATGCTGTCCAAGACCGTCAAGGCGCTGTCCGGCGGCAAGTTCGAAATCTCGGTGCACCCCGCCGGCGAACTGATGCCCGCCTTCGGCGTGGTCGACGCCCTGCAGGGCGACACCCTCGAAATGGCGCAGACCGCCGCCTACTACTTCACCGGCAAGGATCCGATCTTCGCTTTCAGCTGCGCAGTGCCCTTCGGCCTGACTGCGCGCCAGACCGACTCGTGGAAGGAATACGGCAACGGCCGCAAGCTGCTCGACGCCTTCTTCGCGCAGTACAACTTCCGCACCGCCAGCGCCGGCAACACCGGTACGCAGATGGGCGGCTGGTATCGCAAGGAAATCAAGACGGTCGCCGACCTGAAGGGCCTGAAGATGCGCATGGGCGGCGGCGTGTTCGGCGAGGCGATGGCCAAGCTGGGCGTGGTGTCGCAGAACATGCCCGCGGGCGACGTGTACCAGGCGCTCGAGAAGGGCACGCTGGACGCGGCCGAGTTCGTCGGTCCCTACGACGACGAGAAGCTGGGCTTCAACAAGGTCGCCCCGTACTACTACTACCCCGGCTGGTGGGAAGGCGGCGCCGACCTCGAGTTCTTCATCAACAACAAGGCCTTCGCCAAGCTGTCGGACGAGAACAAGGCCATCCTCGACGCGGCCACCAAGGTCGCCGCGCGCGACATGATCGCCAAGTACGACGCCTTCAACCCGGTGGCGCTCAAGCGCCTCGTGGCCGCCAAGACGCAGCTCAAGCCGTTCCCGAAGGAAGTGATGGACGCCGGCTTCAAGGCCTCGATGGAAGTCTTCGCCGAGCACGAGGCCAAGTCGCCCGAGTTCAAGAAGATCCACCAGGACATGCGCACGTTCCAGCGCGACCAGATCCTGTGGAACCGCTTCTCGGAGTACCCGTTCAACCAGTACATGAACAGCGTCAAGATCTGA
- a CDS encoding ABC transporter substrate-binding protein — MRLPTSFKPALLALAAATAFGAQAADIKIGVAAALSGGAAQYGAAIRNGFQLAADEINAAGGINGDKIVLAIEDEQGKKEDAINVFKKLIFQDKVLMTFGPTLSNSAQAADPIAQASKTVAFGTSNTADGITSIGDYVFRNSVTEADVLPETLRVAIKHGNVKKVAVLYGNDDVFTKSGYDNFKKALEDLKLPVTTTETFAKGDVDFKAQLTKIKATNPDAIVLSALLAEGAPIMVQARQLGLNVPVIGGNGMNSTKIFDLAKGSSDNLYVGSPWSASNATPENTKFQKAYNDKFKIAPDQFAAQAYDGLYVVAQALKGVKLSGNLAADRTALRDALPNVKWTGATGAFAFARAKDKAGKPAGYDAQQTAIVSVTKGTAFMIEK, encoded by the coding sequence ATGAGACTCCCAACTTCCTTCAAGCCCGCACTGCTCGCGCTCGCCGCAGCCACCGCTTTCGGCGCGCAAGCCGCCGACATCAAGATCGGCGTTGCCGCCGCCCTGTCCGGCGGCGCCGCGCAATACGGCGCAGCCATCCGCAACGGCTTCCAGCTCGCGGCCGACGAAATCAATGCCGCCGGCGGCATCAACGGCGACAAGATCGTGCTGGCCATCGAAGACGAGCAGGGCAAGAAGGAAGACGCCATCAACGTCTTCAAGAAGCTGATCTTCCAGGACAAGGTCCTGATGACCTTCGGCCCCACGCTGTCGAACTCGGCCCAGGCCGCCGACCCGATCGCCCAGGCATCGAAGACCGTGGCCTTCGGCACCTCGAACACCGCCGACGGCATCACCTCGATCGGCGACTACGTGTTCCGCAACTCGGTCACCGAAGCGGACGTGCTGCCCGAGACCCTGCGCGTGGCCATCAAGCACGGCAACGTGAAGAAGGTCGCCGTGCTGTACGGCAACGACGACGTGTTCACCAAGAGCGGCTACGACAACTTCAAGAAGGCCCTCGAAGACCTGAAGCTGCCCGTGACCACGACCGAGACCTTCGCCAAGGGCGACGTGGACTTCAAGGCCCAGCTCACCAAGATCAAGGCCACCAACCCCGACGCGATCGTGCTGTCGGCCCTGCTGGCCGAAGGCGCGCCGATCATGGTGCAGGCCCGCCAGCTCGGCCTGAACGTGCCCGTCATCGGCGGCAACGGCATGAACTCGACCAAGATCTTCGACCTGGCCAAGGGCAGCTCGGACAACCTGTACGTCGGCAGCCCGTGGTCGGCCAGCAACGCCACGCCGGAGAACACCAAGTTCCAGAAGGCCTACAACGACAAGTTCAAGATCGCTCCGGACCAGTTCGCCGCCCAGGCCTACGACGGCCTGTACGTGGTGGCGCAGGCGCTCAAGGGCGTGAAGCTCTCGGGCAACCTGGCCGCCGACCGCACCGCGCTGCGCGACGCACTGCCCAACGTGAAGTGGACCGGCGCCACCGGCGCCTTCGCCTTCGCACGCGCCAAGGACAAGGCCGGCAAGCCCGCCGGCTACGACGCCCAGCAGACCGCCATCGTGAGTGTCACGAAGGGCACTGCGTTCATGATCGAGAAGTAA
- a CDS encoding TRAP transporter small permease subunit, with the protein MHGLLKLSRAIDWLNAQVGKYAIWLILAATVISALNAIVRKVFNSSSNAFLEVQWYLFAWSFLIAAGFTLLHREHVRIDVINSRLSKRKQVWIDIIGFAFFLTPLCLTVLYLSVPVVIQMYQSGEMSGNSGGLIRWPVWAALPAGFTLLLLQGWSELIKRIAFLRGQGPDPMGRLTDKTAEAELIEALRLQAEKDAAQAAAETGAAPKPQH; encoded by the coding sequence ATGCACGGTTTGCTCAAGCTTTCCAGAGCCATCGACTGGCTCAATGCCCAAGTGGGCAAGTACGCGATATGGCTGATCCTGGCCGCCACGGTGATCAGCGCCCTCAATGCCATCGTGCGCAAGGTGTTCAACAGCAGTTCCAACGCCTTCCTCGAAGTGCAGTGGTATCTGTTCGCCTGGTCGTTCCTCATCGCCGCCGGGTTTACCCTGCTGCACCGCGAACACGTGCGCATCGACGTGATCAACAGCCGCCTGTCCAAGCGCAAGCAGGTCTGGATCGACATCATCGGTTTCGCATTCTTCCTGACCCCGCTGTGCCTGACGGTGCTCTACCTGTCGGTGCCGGTCGTGATCCAGATGTACCAGTCGGGCGAAATGTCCGGCAACTCGGGCGGCCTGATCCGCTGGCCCGTGTGGGCGGCGCTGCCGGCCGGCTTCACGCTGCTGCTGCTGCAGGGCTGGTCGGAACTCATCAAGCGCATCGCCTTCCTGCGCGGCCAGGGCCCCGATCCGATGGGCCGGCTGACCGACAAGACGGCCGAGGCCGAGCTGATCGAGGCCCTGCGCCTGCAGGCCGAAAAGGACGCCGCCCAAGCCGCGGCCGAAACGGGCGCCGCGCCCAAGCCGCAACACTGA
- a CDS encoding TRAP transporter large permease yields MEFIVANFAPIMFAGLICFLLLGFPVAFSLGACGLFFGFVGIELGVFQPSVMAWLPQRLIGIMANDTLLAVPFFTLMGLVLERSGMAEDLLDTVGQVFGPMRGGLALAVIFVGALLAATTGVVAASVISMGLISLPIMLRYGYDRRLSSGVIAASGTLAQIIPPSLVLIIMADQLGRSVGDMYKGAFLPGFMLMGLYVVYVVFLAIFKPAQVPALPAEARTFREPDGSGGYPSLVGITALSAVVAVVLARNMEAVHTWFQGEPVTFVATDEKVVVAMCGGVFVALVIALINKGLKLNLLSRLAERVTFVLIPPLLLIFLVLGTIFLGVATPTEGGAMGAVGALIMAWLRRRMSMSLLKQALASTTKLSSFVMFILIGATVFSLVFQAADGPIWVEHLLSALPGGPVGFLIAVNVLVFFLAFFLDYFELSFIVVPLLAPVAHKLGIDLIWFGVLLAVNMQTSFMHPPFGFALFFLRSVAPDKQYVDRVTQKVMEPVTTMQIYKGAVPFVLIQLTMVGVLIAFPQIVTGSLDKEVKVNLDDIGAQMRESLQPDNDATPADPYGGTPEPAPGAEPAAPGATEGGASPVPAPADSGASDDPMKAMQDALKQQPQKP; encoded by the coding sequence ATGGAATTCATCGTCGCCAACTTCGCCCCGATCATGTTCGCGGGGCTGATCTGCTTCCTACTACTGGGCTTCCCGGTCGCATTCAGCCTCGGCGCCTGCGGCCTGTTCTTCGGATTCGTCGGCATCGAGCTCGGCGTGTTCCAGCCCTCGGTGATGGCCTGGCTGCCCCAGCGGCTGATCGGCATCATGGCCAACGACACGCTGCTGGCGGTGCCGTTCTTCACGCTCATGGGGCTCGTCCTCGAGCGAAGCGGCATGGCCGAGGACCTGCTCGACACGGTCGGCCAGGTCTTCGGCCCGATGCGCGGCGGGCTCGCGCTGGCGGTGATCTTCGTCGGCGCACTGCTGGCCGCCACCACCGGCGTGGTGGCCGCCTCGGTGATCTCGATGGGCCTGATCTCGCTGCCCATCATGCTGCGCTACGGCTACGACCGGCGGCTGTCCAGCGGCGTCATCGCCGCCTCGGGCACGCTGGCGCAGATCATCCCGCCCTCGCTGGTGCTGATCATCATGGCCGACCAGCTCGGCCGCAGCGTCGGCGACATGTACAAAGGCGCCTTCCTGCCCGGCTTCATGCTGATGGGCCTGTACGTGGTCTACGTCGTGTTCCTGGCGATCTTCAAGCCCGCGCAGGTGCCCGCGCTGCCGGCCGAGGCGCGAACTTTCCGCGAGCCCGACGGCAGCGGCGGCTATCCCTCGCTGGTCGGCATCACTGCGCTGTCGGCGGTCGTGGCCGTCGTGCTGGCACGCAACATGGAAGCCGTGCACACCTGGTTCCAGGGCGAGCCCGTCACCTTCGTCGCCACCGACGAAAAGGTCGTTGTCGCCATGTGCGGCGGCGTGTTCGTGGCGCTGGTGATCGCGCTGATCAACAAGGGCCTGAAGCTCAACCTGCTGTCCCGGCTGGCCGAGCGCGTGACCTTCGTGCTGATCCCGCCGCTGCTGCTCATCTTCCTGGTGTTGGGCACCATCTTCCTGGGTGTCGCGACGCCCACCGAGGGCGGCGCGATGGGCGCGGTCGGTGCGCTGATCATGGCCTGGCTCCGCCGTCGCATGAGCATGTCCCTGCTCAAGCAGGCGCTGGCCTCGACCACCAAGCTGTCGAGCTTCGTGATGTTCATCCTGATCGGCGCCACGGTCTTCAGCCTGGTGTTCCAGGCAGCAGATGGCCCGATCTGGGTCGAGCACCTGCTCTCGGCCCTGCCCGGCGGCCCGGTGGGCTTCCTGATCGCGGTGAACGTGCTGGTGTTCTTCCTGGCATTCTTCCTGGACTACTTCGAGCTGTCGTTCATCGTGGTGCCGCTGCTGGCGCCCGTGGCCCACAAGCTGGGCATCGACCTGATCTGGTTCGGCGTGCTGCTCGCGGTGAACATGCAGACCTCGTTCATGCACCCGCCGTTCGGCTTCGCCCTCTTCTTCCTGCGTTCCGTGGCGCCCGACAAGCAGTACGTGGACCGCGTGACCCAGAAGGTCATGGAGCCGGTGACGACGATGCAGATCTACAAGGGCGCGGTTCCCTTCGTGCTGATCCAGCTCACGATGGTCGGCGTGCTGATCGCGTTCCCGCAGATCGTCACAGGCAGCCTCGACAAGGAGGTCAAGGTCAACCTCGACGACATCGGCGCTCAGATGCGAGAAAGCCTGCAGCCCGACAACGATGCGACGCCGGCCGATCCCTACGGCGGCACGCCCGAGCCCGCGCCGGGCGCCGAACCCGCGGCGCCGGGCGCCACCGAAGGCGGTGCCTCGCCTGTGCCCGCCCCGGCGGACAGCGGCGCGAGCGACGACCCCATGAAGGCGATGCAGGACGCGCTCAAACAGCAGCCGCAGAAGCCCTGA